From a region of the Lactuca sativa cultivar Salinas chromosome 4, Lsat_Salinas_v11, whole genome shotgun sequence genome:
- the LOC111920472 gene encoding uncharacterized protein LOC111920472, with protein sequence MDNEKTSNFLMENEIVNQIVHNQSIGRENEMHNEEFITHQQSKDPIYWSDNIDDENYVSDYVDHEENEVAEQFVVVSDYTSPGGIDYYTPKTNEDVKPKVDDIYDTYDAAVEMYKNYAFQAGFDIRLGSNKKKTDGTFTSRYLLCNREGKPNTGNVDTIDIQYKKIKQRKDMHRTECEVHIVFKLLPQTGKYVVHEFVERHNYMLIPKANMHLSRAKSKIDLSQQTYIYNMSKNNVGAKKAYRLMCGLQGGCSVRGGLAIDYKNCARNLNCFICGSDAQLIVNIMEERVKYAPNFSFEFRVEEKKLFSMFWADETSKYNYKEFGDVVSFDATYQTNRYSMLTWEIANNSDFKKRFNSLIWNAKINELEFEAGWDSMITEFHLEDNTWLRKMFVVTDSSYGVDMFDVLERKKSVSTRTKEVVPDQPEEEEYHFDSLVKDKDFKVTHNKSEGSFMCTCMHFEHVGVLCRHIFSVMSNRHLSTIDHFVSFLSHDPVKLHEYLEEINKLKMKYCLSSSSDNLVNRNHFEQIIGVTLQKEREIDNPSIINNKGSGTHGKRLKSKKEMFTINVINQRECVTHAKRRLIMIRGIAP encoded by the exons ATGGACAATGAAAAGACAAGTAACTTCCTAATGGAGAATGAAATAGTGAATCAGATTGTGCATAATCAAAGCATCGGAAGGGAGAATGAAATGCATAATGAAGAATTTATCACTCACCAACAGTCAAAAGATCCAATTTATTGGTCAGATAATATAGATGACGAAAACTATGTTTCGGATTACGTTGATCATGAAGAAAATGAAG TTGCAGAACAATTTGTAGTTGTAAGTGATTATACATCTCCGGGTGGGATAGATTATTATACACCCAAGACCAATGAAGATGTAAAGCCTAAAGTCGACGACATATATGATACATATGATGCAGCTGTAGAAATGTACAAAAATTATGCATTTCAAGCAGGTTTTGATATTAGGCTAGGATCAAACAAGAAGAAGACGGATGGTACTTTCACAAGCAGGTACTTATTATGTAACAGAGAAGGAAAGCCCAACACTGGTAATGTTGACACTATTGATATTCAgtacaaaaaaataaaacaaagaaaagaTATGCATAGGACAGAATGTGAGGTTCATATTGTATTCAAGCTCCTTCCTCAGACAGGAAAATATGTGGTTCATGAATTCGTTGAAAGACATAATTATATGTTGATACCTAAGGCTAATATGCATTTGTCACGTGCGAAAAGTAAAATAGATTTGTCTCAGCAAACTTACATTTATAACATGTCTAAGAATAATGTTGGGGCAAAAAAAGCTTATAGGTTAATGTGTGGTCTCCAAGGTGGGTGTTCAGTTCGTGGTGGATTGGCGATTGATTACAAGAACTGTGCtaggaatttaaattgttttatttgtGGTAGTGATGCCCAATTGATTGTCAACATAATGGAAGAGAGAGTTAAATATGCACCAAACTTCTCATTCGAGTTTAGAGTCGAGgaaaaaaaactattttcaatGTTTTGGGCTGACGAAACTTCCAAGTATAACTATAAGGAGTTTGGGGATGTCGTTTCATTTGATGCCACCTACCAGACTAACAG GTATAGCATG ttaacttGGGAAATTGCCAACAATTCAGACTTTAAGAAACGTTTCAACAGCTTGATATGGAATGCAAAAATTAATGAATTAGAGTTTGAAGCCGGATGGGACAGTATGATTACAGAATTTCATCTTGAGGATAATACATGGTTAAGAAAGATGTTTG TCGTAACTGATTCTTCTTATGGTGTCGACATGTTTGATGTCTTAGAGAGAAAGAAAAGTGTTAGCACACGGACAAAGGAAGTTGTCCCCGACCAACCCGAGGAGGAAGAATATCATTTTGATAGTCTTGTGAAGGACAAAGATTTTAAG GTTACTCACAACAAGAGTGAAGGATCCTTCATGTGTACATGCATGCATTTTGAACATGTTGGAGTTCTATGCAGGCACATATTTTCTGTTATGAG CAATCGACATCTTTCAACTATTGATCACTTTGTCTCATTTTTGAGTCATGATCCAGTGAAGTTGCATGAGTACTTAGAGGAGATAAATAAGTTGAAAATGAAGTACTGCCTTTCATCTTCGTCTGACAATTTGGTTAACAGGAATCATTTTGAACAGATTATAGGTGTTACTCTTCAAAAGGAACGTGAAATTGATAatccttctataatcaacaaCAAAGGTTCTGGTACTCATGGAAAAAGACTTAAAAGTAAAAAAGAGATGTTTACAATCAATGTCATAAACCAAAGAGAATGTGTAACTCATGCAAAGAGAAGGTTAATCATGATAAGAGGAATTGCCCCTTGA
- the LOC111920505 gene encoding bidirectional sugar transporter SWEET6a has protein sequence MVMNNDEIRTIVGIIGNVISFGLFISPSPTIWRIFKNKSVEEFSPDPYIACVMNCLLWIFYGLPINHPDSTLVITINAIGLALELIYLSSFLLYGNNSHRKKIFGFLAAELVGLGVIAGLDLGLFHTHDARSTFIGIFCIVFGIGMYTSPLTIMWKVIKTKSVEYMPFYLSLAAFLNGCCWTTYALLKWDWFILIANGIGALSGFVQLVLYAIFWRTTPRKSKTPATEVQMA, from the exons ATGGTGATGAATAATGATGAGATACGCACGATTGTTGGAATCATTG GGAATGTCATCTCTTTCGGCCTGTTTATCTCTCCCTC GCCTACGATATGGAGGATCTTCAAGAACAAATCAGTAGAGGAATTCTCACCAGATCCTTACATCGCCTGTGTCATGAACTGTTTGCTATGGATCTTCTATGGCTTACCTATCAATCATCCAGATAGCACTCTTGTCATCACCATTAACGCCATAGGGCTTGCATTGGAGCTCATCTATCTCAGTTCATTCCTCTTATATGGCAATAATAGTCATAGA AAAAAGATATTCGGGTTTTTAGCAGCCGAGCTTGTTGGCCTTGGTGTTATTGCAGGTTTGGATTTAGGATTGTTCCATACCCATGATGCTAGATCAACTTTCATTGGGATCTTCTGTATTGTATTCGGAATCGGGATGTACACTTCCCCTCTAACTATCATG TGGAAAGTAATAAAAACAAAGAGCGTCGAATACATGCCATTCTATCTTTCATTAGCTGCGTTCTTAAATGGTTGTTGCTGGACCACTTATGCTCTTCTTAAATGGGATTGGTTCATTCTG ATTGCGAATGGTATTGGGGCTCTTTCTGGGTTTGTGCAGCTTGTTTTATATGCAATTTTCTGGCGAACAACTCCAAGGAAGAGCAAAACGCCGGCAACTGAAGTACAGATGGCTTGA